Proteins encoded by one window of Mariniplasma anaerobium:
- a CDS encoding ZIP family metal transporter yields the protein MLEWFMALSFPLQALLATLFTWGVTALGAALVYFFKTINRNVFNLMLGFASGVMIAASFWSLLAPAIEMANEQGAISWLVVAIGFGAGGVFLYIADKTVPHMHFGMNHDKEGLPTKLKRNILLVFSITLHNIPEGLAVGVAFGAIQYTTGDPVAATLSAIGLALGIGIQNFPEGAAVSIPLRQEGVSMHKSFLLGQASGLVEPIAGVAGALLVISISQILPYALAFAAGAMIYVVVEELIPEAQQKQTPEGAHFATFGVMVGFILMMMLDVALS from the coding sequence ATGTTAGAGTGGTTTATGGCGTTGAGTTTTCCATTGCAAGCCTTACTGGCAACTTTGTTTACATGGGGAGTTACTGCACTAGGTGCAGCGTTAGTTTATTTTTTCAAAACAATTAATAGAAATGTATTTAATTTAATGTTAGGATTTGCTTCAGGTGTTATGATTGCAGCAAGTTTTTGGTCATTATTAGCACCAGCCATTGAAATGGCAAATGAACAAGGTGCAATTTCATGGCTTGTTGTTGCTATTGGTTTTGGAGCCGGTGGAGTATTCTTATACATAGCAGATAAAACAGTACCCCATATGCATTTTGGTATGAATCATGATAAAGAAGGACTTCCAACAAAATTAAAAAGAAATATTTTACTTGTATTTTCTATTACCCTTCATAATATTCCAGAAGGATTAGCAGTTGGGGTTGCATTTGGTGCAATTCAATATACAACTGGTGATCCAGTTGCAGCAACACTTTCAGCAATCGGATTAGCTTTAGGAATTGGTATACAAAACTTTCCAGAAGGTGCAGCAGTATCTATTCCGCTGCGACAAGAAGGAGTTTCAATGCACAAGTCATTTTTATTAGGACAAGCATCTGGATTAGTAGAACCAATTGCCGGTGTTGCAGGAGCGCTTTTGGTTATATCTATTAGCCAAATTCTACCTTACGCACTAGCATTTGCTGCAGGAGCTATGATTTATGTTGTAGTTGAAGAGTTAATACCAGAAGCACAACAAAAACAAACACCTGAAGGTGCACATTTTGCAACCTTTGGCGTTATGGTTGGATTTATTTTGATGATGATGCTAGATGTAGCATTAAGTTAG
- a CDS encoding metal-dependent transcriptional regulator, giving the protein MLNRAEEDYIKTIYELTIQNEDILVKTNVISEHFGYTDQSVNEMIKKLANKKLVSFLPYKGVKLTPKGRNEAIRMVRVHRIWEVFLTEKLGFSWEDVHEDAEKLEHATSKDLLERLYAFLGKPDYCQHGNPIPDENGLVKLVSHFSLDQCSVGDCFKMTRVLDFKALLTYLNQENISLNDEFEVIEKDEFNSIIKIKHQHEEITISLKTAKMLFGSVVNKS; this is encoded by the coding sequence ATGCTAAATAGAGCAGAAGAAGATTATATTAAAACTATATATGAATTAACAATTCAAAATGAAGATATTTTAGTTAAGACTAATGTGATTTCTGAACATTTTGGATATACAGATCAATCAGTTAATGAAATGATTAAAAAACTAGCTAATAAAAAGTTAGTTTCTTTTCTACCATATAAAGGTGTGAAATTAACACCAAAAGGTAGAAATGAAGCTATTAGAATGGTTAGAGTTCATAGAATTTGGGAAGTTTTTTTAACAGAAAAATTAGGTTTTTCATGGGAAGATGTCCATGAAGATGCAGAAAAACTTGAGCATGCTACAAGCAAAGATTTGCTTGAACGTTTATATGCTTTTTTAGGAAAACCAGACTATTGTCAACATGGTAATCCTATTCCTGATGAAAATGGACTTGTTAAATTAGTTTCTCACTTCAGTTTGGATCAATGTAGTGTTGGAGATTGTTTTAAAATGACAAGAGTACTAGATTTTAAAGCGTTGTTAACATATCTAAACCAAGAAAATATTAGTCTAAACGATGAATTTGAAGTCATTGAAAAAGATGAGTTTAATAGCATTATAAAGATTAAACATCAACATGAAGAAATAACAATATCCTTAAAGACTGCAAAGATGCTTTTTGGAAGCGTTGTAAATAAGTCATAA
- the mgtE gene encoding magnesium transporter, which translates to MLKEILKLKRKDMIQKLDEIHGFDMAQSFLELKPEEKIKLYTVINNEKLADLVSYLEPDEAALILQDFDIIKQKQVIEEMEPDDAADIISELEEDNQEQLLNALEDSSEILSLIEYDEDETGSAMTTLLLTLNPLMDVKQATKKVIKEAPEVETISTLFVVDEANHFLGIVGLKKLLKAKLPLTVKDIMIDQPSVYDTDPITETISKIRNYAIYEIPVVNHDQELLGMVTLDDALDIYEDEAQEDFEKLSALPETIEQNAFKTAMHRIPWLLMLLIISIPISLVTSLFGEVLTAVAILIIFQPLISGSAGNVATQTLAVTLKMFAKNEEGVLKNSYREIVTGIINGFVIGLVAFGVTYLFTSMNQHLTDIPFKIAFIVGLSLWLTVLIAPIIAVSVPVTLKKLKLDPAVASGPFITTLIDLSAISLYFGLATILLGGV; encoded by the coding sequence ATGTTAAAAGAAATATTAAAACTAAAAAGAAAAGATATGATACAAAAGCTTGATGAAATTCATGGCTTTGATATGGCACAATCATTTCTTGAACTTAAACCTGAAGAAAAAATAAAACTCTATACTGTTATAAATAATGAAAAGCTTGCTGATCTAGTTTCTTATTTAGAACCTGATGAAGCAGCATTGATCTTGCAAGATTTTGATATTATTAAACAAAAGCAAGTCATTGAAGAAATGGAACCTGATGATGCAGCAGATATCATTTCAGAATTAGAAGAAGATAATCAAGAGCAACTTTTAAATGCATTAGAAGATTCAAGTGAAATATTATCACTTATAGAATATGATGAAGATGAGACTGGTTCAGCAATGACCACGCTCCTTTTGACTTTAAATCCTCTAATGGATGTTAAACAGGCAACAAAAAAAGTAATCAAAGAAGCTCCTGAAGTAGAAACTATCTCTACACTATTTGTAGTTGATGAAGCAAACCACTTTTTAGGCATTGTTGGCTTAAAAAAATTATTAAAAGCGAAACTGCCTTTAACAGTTAAAGATATTATGATAGATCAACCATCTGTTTATGATACAGATCCTATCACTGAAACAATTTCTAAAATTAGAAATTATGCTATTTATGAAATTCCTGTTGTTAATCATGATCAAGAACTTTTAGGTATGGTTACTTTAGATGATGCACTTGATATTTATGAAGACGAAGCACAAGAAGACTTTGAAAAACTATCTGCATTACCTGAAACTATAGAACAAAATGCTTTTAAAACTGCAATGCATAGAATACCTTGGTTATTGATGTTATTAATTATCTCAATTCCTATTTCATTAGTAACTTCTTTATTTGGAGAAGTGTTAACAGCAGTAGCTATTTTAATTATATTTCAACCCCTAATATCTGGATCTGCTGGTAATGTGGCAACACAAACCTTAGCAGTTACGCTAAAGATGTTTGCAAAAAACGAAGAAGGGGTCTTAAAAAACTCATATCGTGAAATAGTTACAGGTATCATTAACGGATTTGTTATTGGACTTGTTGCATTTGGAGTTACATATTTATTTACATCAATGAATCAACACTTAACAGATATTCCTTTTAAAATTGCATTTATTGTTGGACTATCTTTATGGCTTACGGTATTGATTGCTCCAATTATTGCAGTTTCAGTACCAGTTACTTTAAAGAAATTAAAATTAGATCCTGCTGTTGCAAGCGGTCCTTTTATTACGACGTTAATAGATTTATCTGCAATTAGTTTATATTTTGGTCTTGCTACCATTCTTTTAGGAGGTGTGTAA
- the mgtE gene encoding magnesium transporter produces the protein MAKRINFKNSDALLDKMFDAIHAYDLSVLYPSLDDIEKRRMTTLISNEKFRDMFVELDHDDQVEVINLLPEPRQKVIFKNLESDDLKEFIEQLDQETQKNYLNKLTKVKAKTIELLLQYEEDSAASMMSTDFISLDKDTSIKEATYRVIRDSKESEFIDTIFVTDEDQKLIGKIDIKDLIIAREDQKMEQIMKQDFQFVNENDSIEKAIDKIQDYDKNAIAVLDVNKHIIGIITADDIFDELIEDYDDDYQRYALIQDHQSSYTSIQRSKQRLPWLFIAVILNLVTVSLLSLFANTLETVTVLVLFQPMILGMAGNIGTQSLAVTILGISKDTFDKKAKVKAHIIKELSVGILNSLILSILAFIFVFTLLTVIHSNQQQPIEIAQIVFIAIFSSMTVSAMMGTLVPLALNKFKIDPASASGPLMTTMNDILALMIYFGVATIAFL, from the coding sequence ATGGCTAAACGTATAAATTTTAAAAACAGCGATGCACTTCTAGATAAAATGTTTGATGCTATTCATGCATATGACTTATCTGTTTTATATCCATCCTTAGATGATATAGAAAAAAGAAGAATGACTACGCTTATTTCAAATGAAAAATTTAGAGATATGTTCGTAGAACTTGATCATGATGATCAAGTAGAAGTCATAAATCTTTTACCTGAACCAAGACAAAAAGTAATATTTAAAAATCTTGAAAGTGATGATTTAAAAGAATTTATTGAACAACTCGATCAAGAGACTCAAAAAAATTATTTAAACAAACTTACAAAAGTAAAAGCTAAAACTATAGAGTTATTACTTCAATATGAAGAAGATTCTGCAGCATCCATGATGTCTACAGACTTTATTTCCCTAGATAAAGACACGAGTATTAAAGAAGCAACTTATCGTGTTATAAGAGATTCAAAAGAAAGCGAATTTATTGATACGATATTTGTGACTGATGAAGATCAAAAACTCATAGGTAAAATAGATATCAAAGACCTGATTATCGCTCGAGAAGACCAAAAAATGGAACAAATCATGAAACAAGATTTTCAATTTGTAAATGAAAATGATTCCATTGAAAAAGCAATTGATAAGATCCAAGATTATGATAAAAATGCAATAGCAGTACTTGATGTTAATAAACATATCATAGGCATCATTACGGCAGATGATATATTTGATGAATTAATCGAAGACTATGATGATGATTATCAACGATATGCATTAATTCAAGATCACCAATCTTCTTATACATCTATTCAAAGAAGTAAACAAAGACTTCCTTGGTTATTTATAGCAGTAATTCTAAATCTTGTAACTGTCTCACTTCTATCTTTATTTGCAAATACATTAGAAACTGTAACAGTGCTTGTTTTATTTCAACCTATGATTTTAGGTATGGCCGGAAATATTGGAACGCAAAGTTTAGCGGTTACGATTTTAGGAATTAGTAAAGATACATTTGATAAAAAAGCTAAGGTCAAAGCACATATTATAAAAGAATTAAGTGTGGGTATCTTGAATAGTCTCATACTTTCAATCTTAGCATTTATATTTGTATTTACTTTACTTACAGTGATACATTCAAATCAACAACAACCTATTGAAATTGCACAAATTGTATTTATTGCAATATTTAGTTCAATGACAGTATCAGCTATGATGGGAACATTAGTTCCATTAGCGCTAAATAAATTTAAAATTGATCCAGCATCTGCATCAGGGCCACTTATGACAACGATGAATGATATACTGGCTTTAATGATATATTTTGGAGTAGCAACCATCGCATTTTTATAA
- a CDS encoding carboxypeptidase M32 has protein sequence MENYINIYKETRKKIKAYGYMMWLMSWDRETEAPKASLAYSSKQFGVIQEELYKIESDPKFVEAIEKLYENLNELDDQDFKVEIKHAYKELRMIKKVPKDEYLAYGKLIQKGSHIWAEAKENNDFEAYRPTLEEIVAFNQKLVKYLETDELKGYDVLLDMYEEGFGVKEYDLFFNTVKEELAPFVLEVTSHKDRFSRKLTKGIFPIAGQKEFGNYLMEVFNYDQTKGVLKESAHPFTSGTSSVDTRITTHYHEDNLLSSVFSTIHEMGHAIYELQCDEKYDDTMLHGGTSLGIHESESRMFENMIGRSYAFWKVHYPKLLEIFPKQLKNITLEEFYKFMNRAERSLIRIEADELTYSLHVLVRYEIEKQLISGKLKVKDLPKRWNSLMSKYVGKRPKTDKEGVLQDIHWSGGSFGYFPTYALGSAYAAQIYQAMNKDINVEEVVLNNDIKQINAWLKEHVHKFGQSKTPKEILQIATHEDFDPSYYVDYLKRKFS, from the coding sequence ATGGAAAATTATATTAATATTTACAAGGAAACAAGAAAAAAAATTAAAGCTTATGGTTATATGATGTGGCTTATGAGCTGGGATCGTGAAACAGAAGCGCCTAAAGCATCTCTAGCTTATAGTTCCAAACAATTTGGAGTTATTCAAGAAGAGTTATACAAAATAGAGTCAGATCCTAAATTTGTAGAAGCAATTGAGAAATTATATGAAAACTTAAATGAACTTGATGATCAAGATTTCAAAGTTGAAATTAAACATGCTTATAAAGAACTTAGAATGATTAAAAAAGTACCTAAAGATGAATATCTTGCATATGGTAAACTTATTCAAAAAGGATCTCATATCTGGGCAGAAGCAAAAGAAAATAATGATTTTGAAGCATATAGACCAACATTAGAAGAAATTGTAGCTTTTAATCAAAAATTAGTTAAGTATTTAGAAACTGATGAATTAAAAGGCTATGATGTTTTATTAGATATGTATGAAGAAGGCTTCGGCGTTAAAGAATATGATTTATTCTTTAATACAGTTAAAGAAGAATTAGCTCCATTTGTATTAGAAGTTACGTCACATAAAGATAGATTTAGTAGAAAACTAACAAAAGGAATTTTTCCGATAGCTGGTCAAAAAGAGTTTGGTAATTATTTAATGGAAGTTTTTAACTATGACCAAACAAAAGGTGTGCTAAAAGAAAGTGCTCACCCATTTACTTCAGGAACAAGCAGTGTTGACACAAGAATTACAACACATTATCATGAAGATAACTTATTATCATCCGTTTTCTCAACCATTCATGAAATGGGTCATGCTATTTATGAATTGCAATGTGATGAAAAATATGATGATACCATGTTACATGGAGGAACAAGTTTAGGTATCCATGAGTCTGAATCAAGAATGTTCGAAAACATGATTGGTAGAAGTTATGCCTTTTGGAAAGTACATTATCCAAAATTACTTGAAATATTCCCTAAACAATTAAAAAATATAACATTAGAAGAATTTTATAAGTTTATGAATAGAGCAGAACGTTCTTTAATTAGAATTGAAGCTGATGAACTTACGTATTCACTACATGTTTTAGTTAGATACGAAATAGAAAAACAACTTATTAGTGGGAAATTAAAAGTTAAAGACCTTCCTAAACGTTGGAATTCTTTAATGAGTAAGTATGTAGGCAAGAGACCTAAGACAGATAAAGAAGGTGTTCTTCAAGATATTCATTGGTCAGGGGGATCATTTGGATACTTCCCAACTTATGCTCTAGGATCAGCTTATGCAGCTCAAATTTATCAAGCAATGAATAAAGATATTAATGTTGAAGAAGTTGTCTTAAATAATGATATTAAACAAATCAATGCTTGGCTAAAAGAACATGTTCATAAATTTGGACAATCAAAAACACCAAAAGAAATATTACAAATCGCGACACATGAAGACTTTGATCCTTCATATTACGTAGATTATCTAAAACGTAAATTTAGCTAA
- a CDS encoding L-serine ammonia-lyase: protein MLSIKSLYQVGYGPSSSHTMGPAKACQMIKDQYTYLDNYEITLYNSFALTGKGHMTEEAIIDTLSPAMVTFSALIDVRKHPNTMLIKGYFEEKLIVEKEVMSVGGGRIVFMDQEDVDPMIYPHHTFKNIKKYCIANNMSLYDYVVMVEGDQIIEFLEGIWDAMTLAVEKGIHTRGILPGPLKMKRKAYDLYHNLREDEYPEISENRLVSSYAFAVSEENASGGIIVTAPTCGAAGVLPAVLYYMNQKHKVVTKQRVIKGLAVAGLIGNLIKFNASISGAVAGCQAEIGSACSMAAAAHATLFNLSIDQVEYAAEIAMEHHLGLTCDPVNGYVQIPCIERNAVAALRAIDACGLSYFLSDSRKISFDTVIETMYQTGLDMHTSYKETSQGGLAKHFKEDDNDVNCW from the coding sequence ATGTTATCAATTAAATCACTATATCAAGTAGGCTATGGTCCATCAAGTTCACATACTATGGGACCTGCAAAAGCATGTCAAATGATTAAAGATCAATATACATACTTAGATAACTATGAGATTACTTTATACAATTCATTTGCACTAACTGGTAAGGGACACATGACCGAAGAAGCAATTATTGATACATTGTCACCTGCTATGGTGACTTTTTCCGCTTTGATAGATGTTAGAAAACATCCTAATACAATGCTTATCAAAGGATACTTTGAAGAAAAGCTTATTGTAGAAAAAGAAGTGATGAGTGTCGGTGGTGGACGTATTGTTTTTATGGATCAAGAAGATGTTGATCCGATGATTTATCCTCACCATACATTTAAAAATATTAAGAAATATTGCATTGCTAATAATATGTCACTATATGATTACGTAGTCATGGTTGAAGGCGATCAAATAATTGAATTTTTAGAAGGTATTTGGGATGCTATGACACTAGCAGTAGAAAAAGGTATTCATACCAGAGGTATATTGCCAGGACCTCTTAAAATGAAAAGAAAAGCTTATGATCTTTATCATAATTTAAGAGAAGATGAATATCCTGAAATTTCTGAAAATAGATTAGTAAGTAGTTATGCATTTGCGGTAAGTGAAGAAAATGCAAGTGGTGGTATTATTGTTACTGCACCTACATGTGGTGCAGCTGGTGTGCTTCCTGCAGTCTTATACTATATGAATCAAAAGCATAAAGTAGTAACAAAACAAAGAGTTATAAAAGGTCTAGCAGTAGCTGGACTAATCGGAAACTTAATTAAGTTTAATGCTTCCATAAGTGGAGCAGTTGCAGGATGTCAAGCAGAAATTGGAAGTGCTTGTTCCATGGCAGCTGCAGCACATGCAACATTATTTAATTTATCTATTGATCAAGTGGAATATGCAGCAGAAATCGCAATGGAACATCACTTAGGATTAACATGCGATCCAGTCAATGGATATGTTCAAATTCCATGTATAGAAAGAAACGCCGTAGCAGCCCTTAGAGCCATTGATGCATGTGGCTTATCATATTTTTTAAGTGATTCAAGGAAGATAAGCTTTGATACAGTTATTGAAACTATGTATCAAACAGGTTTAGATATGCATACATCTTACAAAGAAACTTCACAAGGTGGTTTAGCAAAACATTTTAAAGAGGATGATAACGATGTTAACTGTTGGTAG
- the rlmD gene encoding 23S rRNA (uracil(1939)-C(5))-methyltransferase RlmD has protein sequence MITMLTVGSIITEKVIDVDYLGQGVIKHDGYVIFVPKLIDGELAKIKITKVKKNFCQGQVVDILEASPDRNQDVSQLDALNLYHMLPSRQLAWQEKTTVETFKKIADLDISLDETIYDDRYINYRNKSVFHVIEDSVLRLGLYDTTKNNIVDTDDFILSDVVTNKILKFINDAKFKIEKNGLTHVVFRTNLKGEILVTFVSRKDQIRGLTQVVEALQMFSFVVGITFNVNRNHKVILGKESTTLFGENIIRERLNGIDMLINDRAFFQINVPVIEKAYQLIKDDLSNNDVVLDAYSGIGSIGYYIYDRVKKVIMVESNKQNINLAHQIRDQFDVNNIEISYQRAELYQAKESIDKVICDPPRNGLMPEFVDTLLQMKPKKIYYLSCDVKTLSRDVNLLKENYMIESIHPIRMFYHTTSLETLVVLKQN, from the coding sequence ATGATAACGATGTTAACTGTTGGTAGTATAATTACAGAAAAAGTGATAGACGTAGATTATTTAGGACAAGGTGTCATTAAACATGATGGCTATGTCATTTTTGTGCCAAAACTGATTGATGGTGAATTGGCAAAGATTAAGATTACAAAAGTTAAAAAGAACTTTTGTCAAGGACAAGTTGTAGATATTTTAGAGGCAAGTCCAGATAGAAATCAAGACGTAAGCCAATTAGATGCACTTAATTTATATCATATGTTGCCTTCTAGACAATTAGCTTGGCAAGAAAAAACAACTGTAGAAACATTTAAAAAAATTGCTGATTTAGATATATCTTTAGATGAAACAATCTATGATGATAGATATATAAATTATAGAAATAAATCAGTATTCCATGTCATTGAGGATTCTGTTTTAAGACTAGGATTATATGATACTACAAAAAACAATATTGTAGATACCGATGATTTTATATTATCAGATGTCGTGACTAATAAAATTTTGAAATTCATCAATGATGCAAAATTCAAGATAGAAAAAAACGGATTAACTCACGTTGTTTTTAGAACAAATCTTAAAGGCGAAATTTTGGTAACCTTTGTTTCAAGGAAAGACCAAATTAGAGGATTAACTCAAGTTGTTGAAGCACTTCAAATGTTTAGTTTTGTAGTGGGAATCACGTTTAACGTGAATAGAAACCATAAAGTCATTCTAGGAAAAGAAAGCACAACTCTATTTGGCGAAAATATCATTAGAGAGCGATTAAACGGAATTGATATGTTAATTAATGATAGAGCCTTTTTCCAAATCAATGTTCCAGTTATTGAAAAAGCATATCAACTGATTAAAGATGATTTAAGCAATAATGATGTTGTTTTAGATGCATATAGCGGGATTGGTTCAATTGGCTATTATATTTATGACAGAGTTAAAAAAGTTATTATGGTTGAATCTAATAAACAAAATATAAATCTAGCACATCAAATAAGAGATCAATTTGACGTAAATAATATTGAGATTTCTTATCAAAGAGCTGAATTGTATCAAGCCAAAGAATCTATTGATAAAGTAATTTGTGATCCGCCAAGAAATGGATTAATGCCAGAATTTGTTGATACATTACTTCAAATGAAACCAAAGAAAATATACTATCTTTCATGTGATGTGAAAACTTTATCAAGAGATGTTAATTTATTAAAAGAAAATTATATGATTGAAAGTATTCACCCAATAAGAATGTTTTATCATACAACATCTTTAGAAACACTAGTTGTTTTAAAACAAAACTAA
- a CDS encoding PAS domain S-box protein, with translation MTINDVDDNNNCENQTDEFETYSQIKCEKQSINNQHEYHFKIDHGVNLILRSITNQDKMFFSKDFMYLLNTYLSNVKATYDLYEENQLLNRIIKQIPEAFAYKNLNEKYLYSSHLTDQMYEDKVDSIAGKTVSQVYPKDEILRVRELDNEAINSKTALSKEFKIFTDSGFVDVESLRVPVFDSNQKLEGIISLSRDVTHIKKTEKMLKSNLDFLEIIMSISQKFMAL, from the coding sequence ATGACAATCAATGATGTAGATGATAATAATAATTGTGAAAATCAAACCGATGAATTTGAAACATATTCTCAAATTAAATGTGAAAAACAAAGTATTAATAATCAACATGAATATCACTTTAAGATTGATCATGGTGTAAATTTAATATTACGGTCTATAACCAATCAAGATAAGATGTTTTTCTCAAAGGATTTTATGTATTTACTAAACACTTATTTATCAAATGTCAAGGCTACTTATGATTTGTATGAAGAAAACCAACTTTTAAACAGAATTATAAAACAAATACCCGAAGCATTTGCATATAAAAATCTTAATGAGAAATACTTATATAGCAGCCATTTAACAGATCAAATGTATGAAGATAAAGTGGATTCAATTGCGGGAAAGACGGTTAGCCAAGTTTATCCAAAAGATGAAATTTTAAGGGTGAGAGAATTAGACAATGAGGCTATTAATTCCAAAACTGCTTTATCAAAAGAGTTTAAGATCTTTACAGATTCTGGTTTTGTTGATGTTGAATCTTTACGTGTTCCAGTTTTTGATTCCAACCAAAAACTTGAAGGTATCATATCTCTTAGTCGGGATGTAACACATATTAAAAAAACAGAAAAAATGCTAAAATCCAATTTAGATTTTTTAGAAATTATTATGAGCATTTCACAAAAATTTATGGCCCTGTAA
- a CDS encoding ISL3 family transposase yields MNDDTIKLLNLEHIDHLIESISSISLEGLIEMHIKLFKSPQTCPNCLNETERFHSFRIRSITHSVLIDKKYLLIYHARRYKCLCCGKVFYEKNPFSKRYESISTYTKLSILEHLKDYTHTFTSAANAYFVSKQSVINIFDHFVDARRRLLPEVICMDEFYTSKVSKYKYACVLFDFRNHKLIDIYPTRHKNYLIKVFSRFPKAEKIRVKAFVIDMWPSYKEVIERAFPHALIAVDSFHIIRNLNEAIRHIRIEVMNKYKSHKSNPIHEDMYYYMLKKFHYFFLKNYENVYDGKIRIQKLQTSWHKSTILDYLLSIDDILKSAYRLKERYQEFNLTAEYETCDEELDDLIRLFKNHDHQLFRDFGKMIQRWKIEIKNSFYRVDNRRLSNGPIEGVNSRIKTVIKSSNGIKNFYRLRNRLIFSINKDVPIKLK; encoded by the coding sequence ATGAATGATGATACCATAAAACTACTTAATCTCGAACATATCGATCATTTAATTGAATCGATAAGTTCTATTTCTTTAGAAGGTCTAATTGAGATGCATATTAAACTTTTTAAGTCTCCTCAAACATGCCCAAATTGTCTGAATGAGACTGAGCGTTTCCATAGTTTCAGAATTAGATCTATTACCCATAGTGTTCTCATAGACAAGAAGTATCTTCTTATCTATCATGCTAGAAGATATAAATGTCTATGCTGTGGGAAAGTCTTTTATGAAAAAAATCCTTTTTCTAAAAGATATGAATCTATATCAACGTACACTAAATTATCTATTTTAGAACATTTAAAAGATTATACACATACCTTTACTTCTGCAGCTAATGCTTACTTTGTTTCTAAACAGTCAGTTATCAACATCTTTGATCATTTTGTTGATGCCAGGAGAAGACTTCTTCCAGAAGTTATTTGTATGGATGAGTTCTATACTTCAAAAGTCTCAAAATATAAGTATGCTTGCGTCCTTTTTGATTTTAGAAATCATAAACTTATTGATATTTATCCAACAAGGCATAAAAATTACTTGATTAAAGTCTTTTCAAGATTTCCCAAAGCTGAGAAGATTCGTGTAAAGGCATTTGTTATTGATATGTGGCCATCTTACAAGGAAGTTATTGAACGGGCGTTTCCTCATGCTTTAATTGCTGTAGACTCATTTCATATCATTAGAAACTTAAATGAGGCGATACGCCATATAAGAATTGAAGTCATGAATAAATATAAATCACACAAAAGTAATCCAATACATGAGGATATGTATTATTATATGCTAAAGAAGTTTCACTACTTTTTTCTTAAAAACTACGAGAATGTTTATGATGGAAAGATTCGTATACAAAAACTTCAAACCTCTTGGCATAAATCTACAATTCTTGATTACTTATTATCCATAGATGATATACTCAAATCTGCTTATCGTCTAAAAGAGAGATATCAAGAATTTAACTTAACCGCAGAGTATGAAACCTGTGATGAAGAACTTGACGATCTTATTCGTCTGTTTAAAAATCACGATCATCAACTGTTCAGGGATTTTGGAAAGATGATTCAACGATGGAAAATTGAGATCAAAAATTCTTTTTATAGGGTGGACAATAGACGACTTTCAAATGGTCCTATTGAGGGTGTTAATTCAAGAATAAAAACAGTCATCAAATCTTCAAATGGTATTAAAAACTTTTATAGATTAAGAAATCGCTTAATTTTCTCCATTAATAAAGATGTTCCCATTAAATTAAAATAA